A region of Pempheris klunzingeri isolate RE-2024b chromosome 15, fPemKlu1.hap1, whole genome shotgun sequence DNA encodes the following proteins:
- the LOC139214037 gene encoding uncharacterized protein, translating into MEIQTQQKTTAQLQLSVTQQQRPYLSAAGADGRSEDLLETTRPSSDLAARPRLASAASERHFSPGSPEETPPHQMLFLPAAALCWLCSALVAMAAELIQDDLTLTRRVGEEVSFSCGGTDQCHNQWVYWYQKTDTGTFTLILDINKNNGEVYSGYNHPQKDDFSAVKKQNGWELQIQRVNVSHSASYYCSCGKDVPHSCFTVGRYGYWIFGSGTKLYVTGEQVVKPVVSLYPVTSRAQQEGKSSLLCVASGMFPPLVQFSWKRQMENCPPVELEDAEGEQLKLRESGCTGRIIEIDREALSTFKYHCSVKHEGGTVERIREGLTFLFYSSSVSGPPSSPPPSPPPSPSPSPPTSPPSSPPASASFQSQCRVKLLLLLSTVLIVKSLVYCCGLCLLMICRNKRPSTNSTNAD; encoded by the exons atgGAGATACAG ACtcagcagaaaaccacagcacagcttcAGCTGAGCGTCACTCAGCAGCAGCGTCCTTATCTGTCCGCcgcaggggctgatgggaggtcTGAGGACCTGTTAGAAACCACGCGGCCCTCGTCTGATCTGGCAGCTCGTCCTCGTTTGGCCTCGGCTGCATCGGAGCGCCACTTCTCCCCAGGTTCCCCAGAGGAAACACCGCCGCACCAGATGCTTTTCCTCccggctgctgctctgtgctggctgtgttCAG cgctggttgccatggcagcagagcTGATTCAGGATGATTTAACATTGACCAGGAGAGTCGGAGAAGAGGTCTCCTTCAGCTGTGGAGGAACTGACCAGTGTCACAACCAGTGGGTGTACTGGTACcagaagacagacacaggaacatTCACACTGATTCTGGATATTAATAAGAATAATGGTGAAGTTTATTCAGGTTACAATCATCCTCAGAAAGATGATTTCTCAGCTGTGAAGAAACAGAACGGCTGGGAGCTGCAGATCCAGAGAGTTAACGTCTCTCATTCAGCCTCCTACTACTGCAGCTGTGGGAAGGATGTTCCCCACA gctgtttcaCTGTGGGAAGATATGGCTACTGGATCTTTGGCTCTGGAACTAAACTGTATGTAACAG gtgagcaggtggtgaAGCCCGTGGTGAGCCTGTACCCAGTAACATCCAGAGCCCAGCAGGAGGGGAAGagctccctgctgtgtgtggcctcaggcatgtttcctcctctggtccAGTTCTCCTGGAAAAGACAAATGGAGAACTGTCCTCCGGTGGAGCTGGAAGATGCTGAGGGAGAGCAGCTGAAGCTCAGAGAGTCTGGATGCACCGGTAGAATCATAGAGATTGATCGGGAGGCACTGTCCACATTTAAATACCACTGCTCTGTGAAGCACGAGGGGGGAACAGTGGAGAGAATAAGAGAAG gactgacatttctgttttattcttcttctgtttctggtcctccatcatcacctccaccatcacctccaccatcaccttcaCCATCACCTCCAACATCACCTCCATCATCACCTCCAGCATCAGCCTCTTTCCAGTCCCAGTGCAGGGTGAAGCTGCTCTTGCTGCTGTCCACAGTGCTGATAGTGAAGAGTCTGgtgtactgctgtggactctGTCTGCTGATGATCTGCAGAAACAAGAGACCGTCCACCAACTCCACAaatgctgactga
- the LOC139214038 gene encoding uncharacterized protein, with translation MNLKPQTQQKTTAQLQLSVTQQQRPYLSAAGADGRSEDLLETTRPSSDLAARSRLASAASERHFSPGSPEETPPHKMLFLPAAALCWLCSALVAMAAELIQDDLTLTRRVGEEVSFSCGGTDQCHNQWVFWYQKTDTGTFTLILDINKNNGEVYSGYNHPQEDDFSAVKKQKGWELQIQRVNVSHSASYYCSCWNYVPHSCFTVGGYVYLIFGSGTKLYVTGEQVVKPVVSLYPVTSRAQQEGKSSLLCVASGMFPPLVQFSWKRQMENCPPVELEDAEGEQLKLRESGCTGSIIEIDREALSTFKYHCSVKHEGGTVERIREEQSSRGLTFLFYSSSVSGPPPSPPTSPPTSPPPSPPPSPPASASFQSQCRVKLLLLLSTVLIVKSLVYCCGLCLLMICRNKRPSTNCTNAD, from the exons ATGAATCTAAAACCTCAGACtcagcagaaaaccacagcacagcttcAGCTGAGCGTCACTCAGCAGCAGCGTCCTTATCTGTCCGCcgcaggggctgatgggaggtcTGAGGACCTGTTAGAAACCACGCGGCCCTCGTCTGATCTGGCAGCTCGTTCTCGTTTGGCCTCGGCTGCATCGGAGCGCCACTTCTCCCCAGGTTCCCCAGAGGAAACACCGCCGCACAAGATGCTTTTCCTCccggctgctgctctgtgctggctgtgttCAG cgctggttgccatggcagcagagcTGATTCAGGATGATTTAACATTGACCAGGAGAGTCGGAGAAGAGGTCTCCTTCAGCTGTGGAGGAACTGACCAGTGTCACAACCAGTGGGTGTTCTGGTACcagaagacagacacaggaacatTCACACTGATTCTGGATATTAATAAGAATAATGGTGAAGTTTATTCAGGTTACAATCATCCTCAGGAAGATGATTTCTCAGCTGTGAAGAAACAGAAGGGCTGGGAGCTGCAGATCCAGAGAGTTAACGTCTCTCATTCAGCCTCCTACTACTGCAGCTGTTGGAACTATGTTCCCCACA gctgtttcaCTGTGGGAGGATATGTCTACTTGATCTTTGGCTCTGGAACTAAACTGTATGTAACAG gtgagcaggtggtgaAGCCCGTGGTGAGCCTGTACCCAGTAACATCCAGAGCCCAGCAGGAGGGGAAGagctccctgctgtgtgtggcctcaggcatgtttcctcctctggtccAGTTCTCCTGGAAAAGACAAATGGAGAACTGTCCTCCGGTGGAGCTGGAAGATGCTGAGGGAGAGCAGCTGAAGCTCAGAGAGTCTGGATGCACCGGTAGCATCATAGAGATTGATCGGGAGGCACTGTCCACATTTAAATACCACTGCTCTGTGAAGCACGAGGGGGGAACAGTGGAGAGAATAAGAGAAG agcagagcagcagaggactgacatttctgttttattcttcttctgtttctggtcctccaccatcacctcctacatcacctccaacatcacctccaccatcacctccaccatcacctccagcatCAGCCTCTTTCCAGTCCCAGTGCAGGGTGAAGCTGCTCTTGCTGCTGTCCACAGTGCTGATAGTGAAGAGTCTGgtgtactgctgtggactctGTCTGCTGATGATCTGCAGAAACAAGAGACCGTCCACCAACTGCACAaatgctgactga